In the Dioscorea cayenensis subsp. rotundata cultivar TDr96_F1 chromosome 12, TDr96_F1_v2_PseudoChromosome.rev07_lg8_w22 25.fasta, whole genome shotgun sequence genome, one interval contains:
- the LOC120273303 gene encoding receptor-like protein EIX2, translated as MTSLRILTLKANNFTGNLPLLSNLTSLHFLDFSHNSFVGSIPQSYGNLMGMININMNGRAIMFPYDTFAKNRLGIKIIVFTKGLELPYGSILSSLVFIDLSANNLSGQIPKEIVNLAELQNLNLSSNNLLGAIPSDIGLMQKLESLDLSRNELIGLIPLSLSTLNFLEILNLSHNNLFGKIPYVNHLITFNNPSSYVGNLNLCGAPIEKNCTSDEPPSNAHNQEDEDDNDSQSTWFYIGLMPGFVVGFWIVWGILLFKKEWRRIYFICLDHMYDMIYVKIVVTISKIKRALAVMNSK; from the coding sequence ATGACTTCATTGAGGATCCTCACCTTGAAAGCCAATAATTTCACAGGTAACTTGCCATTATTATCCAATCTCACGTCACTTCATTTCTTGGATTTTTCCCACAACTCATTTGTAGGAAGCATACCACAATCATATGGTAACCTCATGGGTATGATAAACATTAATATGAATGGAAGAGCAATAATGTTTCCTTATGATACATTTGCAAAGAACCGGCTCGGAATTAAGATTATTGTCTTTACAAAAGGATTAGAACTCCCATATGGAAGCATTCTTTCATCTCTTGTATTCATAGATCTCTCTGCAAATAATCTATCAGGCCAAATTCCAAAAGAAATAGTTAACTTAGCTGAATTGCAAAACTTAAATTTATCATCTAATAATCTATTAGGTGCAATCCCCAGTGATATTGGCTTAATGCAAAAATTGGAATCTCTTGATCTCTCAAGAAATGAACTCATTGGGTTGATACCTCTTAGCCTCTCcacattaaattttttagaaattttaaatttgtcacACAATAACTTATTTGGGAAAATCCCATACGTGAACCATTTGATCACTTTCAATAATCCATCTAGTTATGTTGGCAATCTCAATCTTTGTGGAGCTCCTATAGAGAAGAATTGCACAAGTGATGAACCACCATCAAATGCCCATaatcaagaagatgaagatgataatgatAGTCAATCCACTTGGTTTTACATTGGTTTGATGCCAGGATTTGTGGTTGGGTTTTGGATAGTGTGGGGAATACTACTTTTCAAAAAAGAATGGAGACGAATTTATTTCATATGTCTGGACCACATGTATGACATGatatatgtaaaaatagtaGTCACTATATCCAAGATCAAGAGAGCTCTTGCTGTAATGAACTCAAAGTAA